The Clostridiales bacterium genome contains a region encoding:
- a CDS encoding sialidase family protein, translating into MNTKGQSFLKQTDLFESAGEGYAQIRIPGMVITRKGTILAYCEARDKTSDWANIDICLRRSFDGGITWGDKGVIVSGISSGHTINNPVMIASKDSDIIHFLFCREYAECFYCRSYDEGNTWTSPIEITNTFEKFKPEYPWKVIATGPCHGIQTASHRLIVPVWLALEKAHHPSAVSTIYSDDNGDTWNRGEIIYGSQKLINPGEPSVVELMDGRIIMNMRNSSSDKRRSVTISNNGCEGWSRPVFDDRLVDPGCGASLARYDQKNIHKGNCILFSNCNSQTERKALTIRGSWDNGKSWSAAKTLYPGGAAYSDIAVSADGTIYCFYERFTDTEPYKYLTMARFNLQWLTE; encoded by the coding sequence ATGAATACGAAAGGTCAGTCTTTTTTAAAACAAACAGATCTTTTTGAATCGGCAGGGGAAGGGTATGCTCAGATCAGAATCCCAGGAATGGTGATTACAAGGAAAGGGACGATTCTTGCTTACTGTGAAGCAAGGGATAAAACTTCAGATTGGGCCAACATCGATATATGCCTTAGAAGAAGTTTTGACGGCGGAATAACATGGGGGGATAAAGGGGTTATAGTCAGCGGTATCAGCAGCGGCCATACAATAAATAATCCGGTAATGATTGCATCAAAGGATAGTGATATTATCCATTTTTTATTTTGCAGGGAATATGCCGAATGCTTCTATTGCCGCAGCTATGATGAAGGAAATACGTGGACTAGTCCCATAGAGATTACAAATACTTTTGAAAAATTCAAACCGGAATATCCCTGGAAGGTTATTGCAACGGGTCCATGCCACGGCATTCAAACTGCCAGTCACCGTTTGATAGTACCGGTTTGGCTGGCTTTGGAGAAAGCACATCATCCTTCGGCAGTTTCTACTATATATAGTGATGATAACGGAGATACATGGAATAGAGGAGAGATCATATATGGGTCTCAGAAATTGATAAATCCTGGTGAACCTTCTGTCGTAGAGCTTATGGATGGCAGGATCATCATGAATATGAGGAATTCGTCTTCCGATAAGAGAAGGTCTGTAACAATTAGCAACAACGGGTGCGAAGGATGGTCAAGGCCTGTTTTTGATGATCGATTAGTCGATCCTGGGTGCGGCGCATCGCTTGCAAGGTATGATCAAAAAAATATCCATAAGGGAAACTGCATTCTTTTTTCCAACTGCAACAGTCAAACTGAAAGAAAAGCATTGACCATAAGGGGTAGCTGGGATAATGGAAAATCATGGTCAGCTGCGAAAACGTTGTACCCGGGCGGAGCGGCATATTCGGACATCGCTGTAAGCGCAGACGGGACGATTTACTGTTTCTATGAGCGTTTTACAGATACTGAGCCGTACAAATATCTTACCATGGCAAGATTTAATCTTCAATGGCTTACTGAATAA